One stretch of Insulibacter thermoxylanivorax DNA includes these proteins:
- a CDS encoding LacI family DNA-binding transcriptional regulator, with product MGRTGQIAILVNHLGNPFEASLVSKVEAEVRERGYTLLLHTYRSDLEQELAAMLANRIDGLILLGQTLQDTTVVMLQERSIPIVSLLRPAWDHNGIEHVDLDWLQVMRKTIEYLQSRGHHRIGFMANGNPAHYHTHRLSAFIQAMKLCKAEFQHDYVISGGGTYLKAYDAMERFLRSRDLAFTALVCANDLMAISALAACRNNGVRVPGQLAIIGCEDILMSSETNPPLTTIRYTRDTLAQGAVRLLFAKIDGGEAGIPKADIPQVEGYLLIRSSG from the coding sequence ATGGGTCGGACAGGGCAGATCGCGATTCTAGTGAATCATCTGGGCAACCCGTTCGAGGCATCGCTTGTATCCAAGGTCGAAGCGGAAGTGCGAGAGCGCGGATACACGCTGCTGCTTCACACCTATCGATCTGATTTGGAACAAGAACTCGCGGCGATGCTTGCCAACCGGATCGACGGCCTGATCTTGCTTGGCCAGACGCTGCAGGATACGACGGTTGTGATGCTGCAAGAGCGGTCGATTCCGATTGTATCCCTGCTAAGGCCGGCTTGGGATCACAACGGGATCGAACATGTGGATCTGGACTGGCTGCAGGTCATGCGGAAGACGATCGAGTATCTGCAGTCCAGAGGGCATCATCGGATCGGGTTCATGGCGAACGGCAATCCCGCACATTATCACACCCATCGGTTGTCGGCTTTTATCCAGGCGATGAAATTATGCAAAGCGGAGTTCCAGCATGACTATGTAATCAGCGGCGGAGGCACGTATCTCAAGGCGTATGACGCGATGGAGCGGTTTCTGAGGAGCAGGGACTTGGCGTTCACGGCCCTGGTCTGTGCGAATGACCTGATGGCGATCAGCGCGCTGGCTGCCTGCCGCAACAACGGCGTGCGTGTTCCAGGGCAGCTGGCGATCATCGGCTGCGAAGACATCCTGATGTCCTCGGAGACCAATCCGCCCTTGACAACGATCCGATACACACGGGATACGCTGGCACAAGGCGCCGTCCGGCTGCTGTTCGCGAAGATAGACGGCGGTGAAGCGGGCATCCCGAAAGCGGACATCCCGCAAGTTGAGGGTTACTTGCTCATCCGCTCTTCGGGATAA
- a CDS encoding HEAT repeat domain-containing protein translates to MKDNQSEVSLSLQKIAGSNDHMQVAAAMREVKRSGKDALPVLMEALHGDDPLLRDIACAVLGELGPDAAEAVPRLIELLHMDAEETRMAAALSLMRIGADSLPLLKVTAEQGAGLSRFWACWAIAWLDPSLLTSEMITCLKAEQEQPTSAVTPFAATEAICKVIAWQLKEAD, encoded by the coding sequence ATGAAGGACAATCAATCGGAAGTATCCTTATCGCTTCAGAAGATCGCAGGCTCTAATGATCATATGCAGGTCGCAGCGGCGATGAGGGAAGTAAAACGATCCGGGAAAGATGCGCTGCCGGTGCTGATGGAAGCTTTGCACGGGGATGATCCGCTGCTCCGTGACATTGCTTGCGCGGTGCTGGGTGAGCTGGGCCCGGATGCAGCAGAAGCAGTGCCGAGATTGATCGAGCTGCTCCATATGGATGCCGAAGAGACGAGGATGGCGGCAGCACTCTCTCTTATGCGGATCGGCGCTGACAGCCTGCCTCTGTTGAAGGTGACGGCTGAACAAGGTGCTGGTCTGTCCAGATTTTGGGCGTGCTGGGCGATCGCCTGGCTGGATCCATCGTTATTGACATCCGAGATGATCACTTGTCTGAAAGCTGAGCAAGAACAGCCCACAAGTGCTGTTACGCCTTTCGCGGCGACGGAGGCGATCTGCAAGGTGATCGCTTGGCAGTTGAAAGAAGCAGACTGA
- a CDS encoding MFS transporter, producing MERWKINLGVLWVGTFLQMSGMSMVLPFLSLYIKELGVTDPNEISVWAGLVFSANFVTAFLFQPIWGKLSDRYGRKIMLLRSGFGMAIVNILLGLSTNVWHLLILRLLNGTISGFIPAANALVATNTPKEKSGFALGTLQSGAVSGSIIGPFIGGLLADQFGFRTIFFITGSLLLAATTLTMLVVREKFDVEKAKQEPNVSVLAGFRQIIAFRGIPAMYTVTFITQLALTGTMPLMPVFIEEMHGPVPSLAFYAGLVSSISGFSNVIFAPILGRMGDRFGSEKVLRISLICTGLSFIPQAFVHNVWQLLIVRFLQGLFIGGLMPSVNALIRRNVPDTMISRAFSFNQSFLSLGNLIGPSISGVLSIWVGIRGLFLLSAVLMLLNAIWGSRAIIGHLGNDHADHAAEQSRQ from the coding sequence ATGGAACGATGGAAAATCAATCTAGGTGTCCTGTGGGTCGGGACCTTCTTGCAGATGTCGGGCATGTCCATGGTTCTTCCCTTTCTCTCTCTGTACATCAAAGAATTAGGCGTCACTGATCCCAATGAGATCTCCGTATGGGCCGGACTTGTATTCTCTGCTAATTTCGTCACAGCCTTTCTATTCCAGCCGATCTGGGGCAAGCTATCCGACCGCTATGGCCGTAAGATCATGCTGCTGCGCAGCGGTTTCGGCATGGCGATCGTCAACATCCTCTTGGGACTATCGACCAATGTCTGGCACCTCTTGATCCTGCGGCTGCTTAACGGGACCATCTCGGGCTTCATCCCGGCTGCCAACGCCTTAGTAGCGACCAATACCCCCAAGGAGAAAAGCGGATTCGCCCTTGGAACCTTGCAATCCGGTGCCGTATCAGGCTCCATCATCGGGCCCTTTATCGGCGGACTCCTGGCCGACCAATTCGGTTTCCGCACCATTTTCTTCATCACAGGCTCCCTGCTGCTAGCAGCCACAACCTTGACAATGCTGGTCGTACGCGAGAAGTTCGACGTCGAAAAGGCGAAACAAGAACCGAATGTATCGGTGTTGGCCGGTTTCCGTCAGATCATCGCTTTCCGCGGAATCCCCGCCATGTACACCGTTACGTTCATTACACAGTTAGCGCTGACAGGCACGATGCCGCTCATGCCGGTCTTCATCGAAGAGATGCATGGTCCAGTACCGAGTCTAGCCTTCTATGCAGGACTCGTCAGTTCCATCAGCGGATTCTCGAATGTGATCTTCGCACCCATCCTGGGCAGAATGGGAGACCGCTTCGGCTCGGAGAAGGTGCTGCGCATCTCTCTCATCTGCACCGGTCTGTCCTTCATTCCGCAAGCCTTCGTACATAATGTTTGGCAGCTGCTCATCGTTCGCTTCCTGCAGGGCTTGTTCATCGGCGGCCTCATGCCCAGCGTGAATGCTCTCATCCGGCGCAATGTACCTGATACGATGATCAGCCGGGCCTTCAGCTTCAACCAATCCTTCTTAAGCCTCGGCAATCTCATCGGGCCGTCGATCAGCGGTGTGCTCTCCATCTGGGTGGGCATCCGCGGCCTGTTCCTCTTATCCGCCGTCCTAATGCTGCTTAACGCAATCTGGGGGAGCCGCGCCATCATCGGTCATCTGGGCAACGATCATGCAGATCATGCAGCTGAGCAGAGTCGGCAATGA
- a CDS encoding glycoside hydrolase family 2 TIM barrel-domain containing protein, with amino-acid sequence MKKKWTYQPPANGYPEWNNNPEIFELNRMEPHASFTPYDTVDEALAGKRWQSRRIMSLNGTWRFAFAPNPDSRIKDFYKMDYDTSGWDEITVPGNWQLQGYDYPQYTNTEYPWSRKDKIKPPYAPTNYNPVGSYVRTFRIPESWGDDPVFISFQGVESAFYVWLNGEFVGYSEDSFTPAEFDLTPYLQEGENKLAVEVYRWCDGSWLEDQDFWRLSGIFRDVFLYSRAPVHIYDTKILVDLDEEYRDAELTVRTKVLKYANIRSQDVTLRIALYDDQRQAVPGVQAEAKIHLNGSDLHEVEVTIPVPNPRKWSAEDPNLYICVLTLTDGSGNLLEAISQRVGFRKFELRDGLMKLNGKRIVFKGVNRHEFNCRTGRAISWEDMEADIRLMKAHNINAVRTSHYPNHPYWYDLCDEYGLYVIDETNLETHGLWRYGQKALEDTIPGSRPEWTANVLDRAKSMYERDKNHPSILLWSLGNESFGGDNFLKMHEYFHSEDPTRLVHYEGVVHWRESEAASDIESQMYTRPDQLEWFARHNTRKPIILCEYSHAMGNSCGGLHKYWELFDKYPILQGGFIWDWIDQSLIAKTEDGTEYFAYGGDFGEEPNSGNFCGNGLLFADRSITPKLYEVKRCYQNIKFSAKDWHKQTFSVKNEHLFIGLSRYVLWWELLANGEPIQRGELKVDAAPGEEAVVHIPYNCPQGSTADQEMVLTLSLVQREDADWAPQGHEVAFEQFILPMLGEAEVVEQPCPEEAAGPLGVQDTSEEWIITGDGFSLVFNKASGALTSYAVHGKQLLRSPLIPNFWRAMTDNDRGNRLHERSAVWRDAGERRVLRKLALQKRAGHVRVHTVYSLPSAGDSLCTLVYDIYADGRIELDYALDPAAGMPELPEVGLLFAMDGAFDTLSWYGKGPHETYWDRQLGAKLGRYTGKVADQLMPYLRPQESGNKVEVREASITDAAGSGLRITGQPKFEWNVLPYTPWELEEHDHGYKLPASDKSVVRIIAHQSGVGGDDSWGGAAA; translated from the coding sequence GTGAAAAAGAAATGGACCTATCAGCCGCCGGCGAACGGGTATCCGGAATGGAACAATAATCCGGAGATCTTCGAACTGAACCGCATGGAGCCCCATGCCTCCTTCACACCTTACGATACGGTGGATGAGGCGCTTGCGGGCAAGCGCTGGCAGTCCCGTCGTATCATGAGCTTGAACGGCACATGGCGCTTCGCCTTCGCGCCGAATCCGGACAGCCGGATCAAGGATTTCTATAAGATGGACTACGATACAAGCGGATGGGATGAGATCACCGTTCCCGGGAACTGGCAGCTGCAGGGATACGATTACCCGCAGTATACGAATACAGAGTATCCATGGAGCCGCAAGGATAAGATCAAACCGCCTTATGCACCGACGAACTATAATCCCGTCGGCTCCTACGTTCGCACCTTCCGCATCCCCGAATCCTGGGGGGATGATCCGGTCTTCATCAGCTTCCAGGGCGTGGAGTCGGCCTTCTATGTGTGGCTGAACGGAGAGTTCGTCGGCTACAGCGAGGACAGCTTCACGCCGGCGGAGTTTGATCTGACGCCGTATCTCCAAGAGGGCGAGAACAAGCTGGCCGTAGAGGTGTACCGCTGGTGTGACGGGAGCTGGCTGGAGGATCAGGATTTTTGGCGGTTGTCGGGGATTTTCCGGGATGTCTTCCTGTATTCGCGTGCGCCCGTGCATATCTATGATACGAAGATCCTCGTGGATCTGGACGAGGAATATCGGGATGCGGAGCTCACGGTGCGGACGAAGGTGCTGAAGTATGCCAATATACGTTCACAGGATGTCACCTTGCGCATCGCGCTCTATGATGACCAGCGGCAGGCGGTGCCCGGCGTACAGGCGGAGGCCAAGATTCATCTGAACGGCTCGGATCTCCACGAAGTGGAAGTGACCATCCCCGTGCCGAATCCGCGGAAATGGAGCGCGGAAGATCCGAATCTGTATATCTGTGTGCTGACGTTAACGGACGGATCCGGGAATCTGCTGGAGGCGATCAGCCAGCGGGTCGGTTTCCGCAAGTTCGAACTGAGGGACGGGCTGATGAAGCTGAACGGCAAGCGCATCGTCTTCAAGGGCGTGAACCGGCATGAATTCAACTGCCGCACGGGGCGGGCGATCAGCTGGGAGGATATGGAGGCGGACATTCGCCTGATGAAGGCCCATAACATCAATGCCGTGCGGACTTCCCATTATCCCAATCATCCATATTGGTATGATCTCTGCGATGAATACGGGCTGTATGTGATCGATGAGACGAACCTGGAGACCCACGGGCTGTGGCGCTATGGGCAGAAGGCCCTCGAGGACACGATCCCCGGCTCGCGGCCGGAATGGACGGCCAATGTGCTGGACCGCGCGAAGTCGATGTATGAGCGGGATAAGAACCATCCCTCCATCCTGCTCTGGTCGCTGGGCAATGAATCCTTCGGCGGGGATAACTTCCTTAAGATGCATGAATATTTCCACTCCGAGGACCCGACCCGTCTCGTGCATTATGAAGGGGTGGTCCATTGGCGGGAGAGCGAGGCCGCTTCCGATATCGAGAGTCAGATGTACACGCGTCCGGACCAGCTGGAATGGTTTGCACGACATAACACGCGCAAGCCGATCATTTTGTGCGAGTACAGCCATGCCATGGGCAATTCCTGCGGCGGTCTGCACAAGTATTGGGAACTGTTCGACAAGTATCCGATCCTCCAGGGCGGATTCATCTGGGACTGGATTGATCAATCGCTGATCGCGAAGACGGAGGACGGGACGGAATATTTCGCCTACGGCGGGGATTTCGGCGAGGAGCCAAACAGCGGCAACTTTTGCGGCAACGGTCTTCTCTTTGCGGACCGCAGCATCACGCCGAAGCTGTATGAGGTCAAGCGCTGCTATCAGAATATCAAGTTCAGCGCTAAGGATTGGCACAAGCAAACCTTCAGTGTGAAGAACGAACATCTCTTCATCGGCCTCTCCCGCTATGTCCTGTGGTGGGAACTGCTTGCAAACGGAGAACCGATCCAGCGCGGCGAACTTAAAGTCGATGCGGCACCCGGGGAAGAGGCGGTTGTGCACATCCCTTATAACTGCCCGCAGGGCAGCACGGCCGATCAGGAGATGGTGCTGACGCTGAGCCTCGTTCAGCGGGAGGATGCGGACTGGGCGCCGCAGGGCCATGAGGTCGCCTTCGAGCAGTTCATCCTGCCGATGCTGGGAGAGGCGGAGGTTGTGGAGCAGCCGTGTCCTGAGGAGGCAGCAGGACCGCTGGGCGTCCAGGATACAAGCGAGGAATGGATCATCACCGGCGACGGCTTCAGCCTCGTCTTCAACAAAGCATCTGGTGCGCTCACCTCTTATGCGGTGCACGGCAAACAGCTGCTTCGCTCGCCGCTTATCCCGAATTTCTGGCGGGCGATGACTGACAATGACCGGGGCAACAGGCTGCATGAGCGCAGCGCGGTGTGGCGGGACGCGGGCGAAAGGCGCGTGCTGCGCAAGCTGGCGCTGCAGAAGAGAGCGGGTCATGTGCGGGTGCATACCGTTTACAGTCTGCCTTCAGCCGGAGATTCGCTGTGCACGCTTGTGTATGACATCTATGCGGATGGGCGGATCGAATTGGATTATGCCCTGGATCCGGCAGCAGGGATGCCGGAACTGCCGGAAGTGGGCCTGCTCTTCGCGATGGACGGCGCCTTCGATACGCTGTCCTGGTATGGCAAAGGGCCGCATGAAACCTATTGGGATCGGCAGCTGGGAGCGAAGCTCGGCCGCTACACCGGCAAGGTCGCGGATCAGCTCATGCCTTATCTTCGCCCGCAGGAAAGCGGCAATAAGGTGGAAGTGCGGGAAGCGTCGATCACCGATGCGGCCGGCAGCGGGCTTAGGATCACAGGCCAGCCGAAGTTCGAATGGAATGTGCTGCCGTATACCCCTTGGGAACTTGAGGAGCATGATCATGGGTATAAGCTGCCCGCAAGCGATAAGAGCGTCGTGCGCATCATCGCTCATCAATCCGGCGTCGGCGGAGACGACAGCTGGGGGGGCGCGGCCGCATGA
- a CDS encoding spore coat protein: MPFGAHETMEVHEILNEKINMINHFAWYMQNCQDPQLRNMIERHMQTIVSSYDELVHYTHDYSRARPQAYGMPHTSPQQINYGLDHPSSKAPNLHGQWNDTMIASAVLCAHKNSAKNHMMASLEIADPNIRQMLVNGAVSCSNQAYEVFRYMNERGIYQVPKMNDHTAKTFLHTYQPAMQQMNQTLNQQPQLY; encoded by the coding sequence ATGCCGTTCGGAGCACACGAAACGATGGAAGTCCATGAGATCTTAAATGAGAAGATCAATATGATCAACCATTTTGCCTGGTATATGCAGAACTGCCAGGACCCGCAGCTGCGCAATATGATCGAGCGTCATATGCAGACGATCGTATCGTCCTATGATGAATTGGTCCACTATACCCATGACTATTCCAGAGCGCGGCCGCAGGCCTACGGCATGCCGCATACGTCGCCGCAGCAGATCAACTATGGGCTGGACCATCCGAGCAGCAAGGCGCCTAATCTGCATGGTCAATGGAATGACACGATGATCGCATCGGCGGTGCTGTGCGCCCATAAGAACTCTGCGAAGAATCACATGATGGCATCGCTGGAAATCGCTGATCCGAATATCCGCCAGATGTTGGTGAACGGCGCGGTATCCTGCAGCAATCAAGCGTATGAAGTCTTCCGATACATGAATGAGCGCGGGATCTATCAAGTGCCGAAGATGAATGATCATACAGCGAAGACCTTCCTCCATACCTATCAACCGGCGATGCAGCAGATGAACCAAACGTTGAATCAACAACCGCAGCTGTATTGA
- the skfA gene encoding sporulation killing factor: MSLNNKQWEPAAKKSLLKSAGTGLVKSAGCMGCWAAKSIPMTRVCWLPHPVMRAT, from the coding sequence ATGAGCCTGAACAACAAGCAATGGGAACCTGCTGCGAAGAAGAGCCTTCTGAAGTCGGCGGGCACTGGACTCGTAAAGTCTGCAGGCTGCATGGGATGCTGGGCAGCGAAGAGCATACCGATGACCCGTGTATGTTGGCTGCCGCATCCGGTTATGCGAGCGACCTAA
- a CDS encoding TlpA family protein disulfide reductase: MEAGQKFPDFPEHLVWLNVAEQEQDTWISPGCRYYLFYFWSLECPACQMICPSLIKRCDDPAKVLSIFIHVPLYEGEKSIERVKEKAVKMGVAAPIILDHQYEMASLFGVQGIPSLYLFDQERRLIYAGMGEDGYHTAIQHIDHATTA; this comes from the coding sequence ATGGAAGCAGGACAGAAATTTCCGGATTTTCCGGAACATCTCGTATGGCTGAACGTTGCTGAGCAGGAGCAGGACACCTGGATCAGCCCCGGCTGCAGGTATTATCTGTTCTATTTTTGGTCGCTGGAATGTCCCGCTTGTCAGATGATCTGTCCGAGTTTGATCAAGCGCTGCGATGATCCAGCTAAGGTTCTGAGCATCTTCATCCATGTGCCGTTGTATGAAGGTGAGAAGTCCATTGAACGGGTCAAGGAGAAAGCGGTCAAGATGGGCGTCGCAGCACCGATTATTCTAGACCATCAATATGAAATGGCGTCCTTGTTCGGCGTTCAAGGCATCCCCAGCCTGTATCTGTTTGATCAGGAACGCAGGCTGATCTATGCCGGAATGGGGGAAGATGGGTATCATACTGCGATCCAGCATATCGATCATGCGACAACTGCATAG
- a CDS encoding DUF92 domain-containing protein, with translation MIHLGREEGTYADWTRFGRAERTMGSLMIRFAIGLTGSLVIALLAYWRRSLSGSGAAAAVVLGTALYTLTTLAWYGALIAFFVSSTVWSKVKRGHKAEAERHYAKGGRRDAGQVAANGGIPLLMAVGWTIFPHPAWWYAYLGALAAVTADTWATELGALSRRKPRSIITGKRVEPGTSGGITLFGLAASCAGGAFIGVTAYGLALLSGEAASSIGLSEGISMGMAVSASESTSMSTNMSMNMSMNINGLAGFLPGLLLLLICGLAGLIGSLFDSFLGATVQAVYRCASCKKLVERDIHCGRPAAHVRGVPWMGNDQVNAAAGICGASAAVLIAWQLAL, from the coding sequence GTGATTCATCTAGGAAGGGAAGAAGGTACATATGCGGATTGGACAAGATTTGGCCGGGCGGAGCGGACGATGGGTAGTTTGATGATTCGTTTCGCCATCGGTTTAACTGGCAGCTTGGTCATCGCGCTGTTGGCCTATTGGCGGCGATCGCTGAGCGGATCAGGAGCTGCGGCGGCGGTGGTGTTGGGGACGGCGTTGTATACATTGACCACGTTAGCCTGGTATGGGGCGTTGATTGCGTTTTTCGTAAGCTCAACGGTATGGTCCAAGGTGAAGCGCGGCCATAAGGCAGAAGCAGAGCGGCACTATGCGAAGGGCGGCCGGCGGGATGCCGGACAAGTTGCTGCCAATGGCGGCATCCCCCTGCTGATGGCCGTCGGCTGGACCATCTTCCCACATCCGGCTTGGTGGTACGCATATTTGGGTGCTTTGGCCGCGGTTACCGCCGATACCTGGGCAACGGAACTCGGCGCCCTCAGCCGCAGGAAGCCGCGTTCGATCATCACGGGCAAACGGGTGGAGCCGGGGACCTCGGGCGGAATAACCCTCTTCGGGCTTGCCGCTTCCTGTGCAGGCGGCGCCTTCATCGGCGTGACCGCCTATGGGTTGGCGTTGTTAAGCGGTGAGGCAGCGAGCAGCATCGGTCTAAGCGAGGGCATAAGCATGGGTATGGCCGTGAGCGCAAGCGAGAGCACGAGCATGAGCACAAATATGAGCATGAACATGAGCATGAACATAAACGGTCTTGCAGGGTTCCTCCCAGGCTTGCTGCTCCTTCTGATCTGCGGGCTTGCAGGTTTGATCGGCTCTCTGTTTGATTCTTTCCTCGGAGCAACGGTGCAGGCTGTCTATCGCTGTGCGAGCTGCAAGAAGCTTGTTGAGAGGGATATACACTGCGGCCGGCCTGCGGCACATGTCAGAGGCGTCCCATGGATGGGGAACGATCAGGTCAATGCTGCCGCCGGCATATGCGGAGCAAGTGCCGCTGTACTGATCGCTTGGCAGCTCGCCTTATAG